Within the Leptotrichia sp. oral taxon 498 genome, the region TTGCTCATATTTCTCCTTTACTTTTTTTAATTTCTTTTGCCGCCGCAATACAAAAAACGATAATATTCAGATTTTTAATTTTAGAACTTTGTAAAATCTCATTTTTTATTTCTTTCAAAGTCGCTCCAGTCGTGACAATGTCGTCAACTATCAAAATATTTTTATTATTAAAATCAATTCCTTCAGAAATTTCAAATGCGCCTTTTATATTTTTTTTCCTTTTTTCCTCGTCCAAAATTAACGCCATCTTTTTAGTATTTTTTGTCCTTTTAATTTTACAATATTTTATTTCTAAATAATTTAGAATCTCGTCAACTTGATTAAAACCCCGTTCACTTTTTCTCTTTTTACTTACAGGCACACTTACAACAATATCTATTTTTTCTTTTTTCAGAATAAAATAAAATTCTTTTTTTATAATTTCCGAAATAAATTTTACCAAAATTTTTTTTCTATTATATTTATACTCATATATCAATCTTTTAAATTCATTGTTATAATCCCACAAATAATAAATATTATTAAGTTTTCGCAATTTTTTTAAATCATTAAAAAGTTTTTTAGTCTTTTTTGAAACTATTTCGCACTCAACTAATTCCTCCCCAGAAATTATATCTTTGTTTCTAAAAAAAATTCCTTTAAATTTAAAAATCTCGCTTTTTAATTTATCAATAATTTTTAACTGGGTCTTTGACTTTTTCAAGCACTTTAGTTGAGTACATTTCAGTATATCCACAATTTTGACATATTTTTAAATAAAACATATCTATTCCGATTTTCGCTTTTGTCGTTTTCGTTGTCGGCACCGCTATTTTTTTTATTTCAAATGTTTTTTCACCACAT harbors:
- a CDS encoding ComF family protein, with the translated sequence MKKSKTQLKIIDKLKSEIFKFKGIFFRNKDIISGEELVECEIVSKKTKKLFNDLKKLRKLNNIYYLWDYNNEFKRLIYEYKYNRKKILVKFISEIIKKEFYFILKKEKIDIVVSVPVSKKRKSERGFNQVDEILNYLEIKYCKIKRTKNTKKMALILDEEKRKKNIKGAFEISEGIDFNNKNILIVDDIVTTGATLKEIKNEILQSSKIKNLNIIVFCIAAAKEIKKSKGEI
- a CDS encoding zinc ribbon domain-containing protein, with amino-acid sequence MRNNERCLKCGEKTFEIKKIAVPTTKTTKAKIGIDMFYLKICQNCGYTEMYSTKVLEKVKDPVKNY